From Mauremys reevesii isolate NIE-2019 linkage group 10, ASM1616193v1, whole genome shotgun sequence, the proteins below share one genomic window:
- the HYPK gene encoding huntingtin-interacting protein K has product MAAEGDVELELETEPNGAGGGADGAGGRPAEKPRKHDSGAADLERVTDYAEEKEIQSSNLETAMSVIGDRRSREQKAKQEREKELAKVTIKKEDLELIMNEMEISRAAAERSLREHMGNVVEALITLTN; this is encoded by the exons ATGGCGGCGGAGGGGGacgtggagctggagctggagacGGAGCCCAACGGGGCCGGGGGCGGCGCGGACGGGGCCGGGGGGCGGCCGGCTGAGAAGCCCCGGAAACACGACAGCGGCGCCGCGGACCTGGAGCGGGTCACGGACTATGCGGAGGAGAAGGAGATTCAGAGCTCGAACCTGGAGACG GCCATGTCGGTGATTGGAGACCGAAGATCCAGAGAGCAGAAAGCAAAACAAGAGAG GGAAAAAGAACTGGCAAAAGTTACAATCAAGAAAGAAGATTTGGAACTGATT ATGAATGAGATGGAGATCTCTCGGGCAGCTGCAGAGCGTAGTCTGCGAGAGCATATGGGGAACGTGGTGGAGGCTCTGATCACCCTCACCAACTAA